A single Curtobacterium sp. MCJR17_020 DNA region contains:
- a CDS encoding histidine kinase encodes MRRLRAIWGSWRPDDRWVFRGTAVVVLLACAIESGRVVAADAGPGPGIAVAATVLAVVAAPWTPWTALGLATVAPVLGGLSGWSPIVTWSCAVLLLFAVSSRQGHPVRAAAIVAPGVVIGTLLAPGEGGAVPTALGALISVVAAAAIGSGLRVQHQYRASLEQRAADAVATRELEAERRVAEERVRIARDLHDVIGHEIAVVSVQLGVAEVTLPAGADEARRALDAARDGVRNVLTETQHVLTVLRSASSSGADLDDPTAPAPGIEQLPGLIASYERIGLDVDARLDDVGPVSVPIGVTVYRVVQESLTNAHRHGEGRTTVTLARAGDDLVLEVRNPRRRTPASDPVAGRSSGLGLVGMRERVAAVGGSVQAAADGVLFVVRVRLPTANGAR; translated from the coding sequence ATGCGGCGACTGCGAGCGATCTGGGGTTCGTGGCGTCCGGACGACCGCTGGGTGTTCCGCGGCACGGCCGTCGTCGTCCTGCTCGCGTGCGCGATCGAGTCGGGCCGGGTGGTCGCGGCCGATGCCGGCCCAGGGCCCGGCATCGCGGTCGCCGCGACCGTGCTCGCCGTCGTCGCGGCGCCGTGGACACCGTGGACGGCGCTCGGCCTCGCCACGGTCGCGCCGGTGCTCGGTGGCCTGTCCGGGTGGTCGCCGATCGTGACCTGGAGCTGCGCGGTGCTGCTGCTGTTCGCGGTGTCCTCGCGGCAGGGGCACCCGGTCCGCGCCGCTGCGATCGTCGCTCCCGGCGTCGTCATCGGCACGCTCCTCGCGCCGGGGGAGGGCGGTGCGGTGCCGACCGCCCTCGGCGCCCTCATCTCCGTCGTCGCCGCGGCGGCCATCGGCTCGGGGCTGCGGGTGCAGCACCAGTACCGGGCGTCGTTGGAACAGCGCGCCGCCGATGCCGTCGCCACGCGGGAACTCGAGGCCGAGCGCCGCGTGGCCGAGGAACGCGTCCGGATCGCGCGGGACCTGCACGACGTCATCGGGCACGAGATCGCGGTGGTCAGCGTGCAGCTCGGGGTCGCCGAGGTCACCCTGCCCGCCGGGGCCGACGAGGCCCGGCGTGCGCTGGATGCCGCCCGGGACGGCGTGCGGAACGTCCTGACGGAGACCCAGCACGTCCTGACGGTGCTCCGTTCGGCGTCGAGCAGCGGCGCCGACCTCGACGACCCGACGGCTCCGGCCCCCGGCATCGAGCAGCTCCCCGGACTCATCGCGTCGTACGAACGGATCGGCCTCGACGTCGATGCCCGACTGGACGACGTCGGCCCGGTCTCCGTGCCGATCGGTGTGACGGTCTACCGGGTGGTGCAGGAGTCGCTCACCAACGCCCACCGACACGGCGAGGGCCGGACGACCGTCACCCTCGCCCGCGCCGGTGACGACCTGGTGCTCGAGGTCCGCAACCCCCGCCGGCGGACCCCGGCGAGCGACCCCGTCGCAGGCCGGAGCAGCGGGCTCGGTCTGGTCGGCATGCGCGAGCGCGTCGCCGCCGTCGGAGGGTCCGTCCAGGCCGCGGCGGACGGCGTGCTGTTCGTCGTCCGCGTCCGACTGCCCACCGCGAACGGAGCACGATGA
- a CDS encoding response regulator transcription factor, which produces MTTRVVLVDDQDMIRLGLRAILDRQDGIEVVGEAGDGLAAVQTALSVPADVIMMDIRMPGIDGVEATRRIRAERTAEQVRIVMLTTFDQDELVFAALRAGANGFLSKAAGPAELVAAIEEVAAGGGALSAAAAAALIGQVARTPASSVDPGMTRRFEALTARERDVVVMVSRGQGIDAISAELFLSPLTVKTHVNRAMAKVDARDRAQLVAFAFQAGLVD; this is translated from the coding sequence ATGACCACACGAGTGGTCCTGGTCGACGACCAGGACATGATCCGACTGGGGCTCCGTGCGATCCTCGACCGCCAGGACGGCATCGAGGTCGTCGGCGAGGCCGGCGACGGGCTCGCCGCGGTGCAGACGGCGCTGTCGGTCCCGGCGGACGTCATCATGATGGACATCCGGATGCCGGGCATCGACGGTGTCGAGGCGACCCGACGGATCCGCGCCGAGCGCACCGCCGAGCAGGTGCGCATCGTCATGCTGACGACCTTCGACCAGGACGAACTCGTCTTCGCGGCGCTGCGTGCCGGGGCGAACGGGTTCCTCAGCAAGGCCGCGGGGCCCGCAGAGCTCGTCGCGGCGATCGAGGAGGTGGCAGCGGGCGGAGGGGCGCTGTCGGCGGCGGCCGCAGCGGCGCTCATCGGACAGGTCGCCCGCACGCCGGCGTCCTCCGTCGATCCGGGGATGACCCGGCGCTTCGAGGCCCTCACCGCTCGCGAGCGCGACGTCGTGGTGATGGTCAGCCGAGGTCAGGGCATCGACGCCATCAGCGCCGAGCTGTTCCTCTCACCGCTCACGGTCAAGACCCACGTGAACCGGGCCATGGCGAAGGTCGACGCCCGCGACCGGGCCCAACTCGTGGCGTTCGCGTTCCAGGCCGGCCTGGTCGACTGA
- a CDS encoding zinc-binding dehydrogenase — protein sequence MRTVVVTGPGSVEIRDEPVPEVGPADVLIAVKACGVCGSDAFYAARGGIPPREGHTPLGHEVAGEVAAVGDAVEGIAVGDHVVVNPMGDPRGIIGNGGPTGGLSEFLLVEQAVLGTSIALVPQDLPWQVAALNEPMAVALHAVNRTAPQPGDTVVVFGAGPIGLGAVISYKALGVGHVVVVDVIASRLEKALLVGADAVVNSADEPLDERLIALHGEARDGVGHGGKSGTDVWLDAAGVPATVQTALRLAKHRATIGVVAVHKRPVEVDFGDLLAVEPTIVTAMGYPTEIFDVTEHIIANPEAYAQIVSDVFPASDVLEALRVAATPGAADKVVVTFD from the coding sequence ATGCGCACCGTCGTCGTCACCGGCCCCGGATCCGTCGAGATCCGAGACGAGCCCGTCCCCGAGGTCGGCCCCGCCGACGTCCTGATCGCCGTCAAGGCGTGCGGAGTCTGCGGCTCCGACGCCTTCTACGCCGCGCGCGGCGGCATCCCGCCGCGTGAGGGGCACACGCCCCTCGGGCACGAGGTCGCCGGAGAGGTGGCCGCCGTCGGCGACGCGGTCGAGGGCATCGCCGTCGGCGACCACGTGGTGGTGAACCCGATGGGCGACCCACGCGGGATCATCGGCAACGGCGGCCCCACCGGCGGGCTCTCCGAGTTCCTGCTCGTCGAGCAGGCCGTGCTCGGCACCAGCATCGCCCTGGTCCCGCAGGACCTGCCCTGGCAGGTGGCCGCGCTCAACGAACCGATGGCGGTCGCCCTGCACGCCGTGAACCGGACCGCGCCGCAACCGGGCGACACGGTCGTCGTGTTCGGTGCCGGCCCGATCGGGCTGGGTGCCGTGATCAGCTACAAGGCGCTCGGCGTCGGGCACGTGGTCGTCGTCGACGTGATCGCGTCGCGGCTCGAGAAGGCCCTGCTCGTCGGAGCCGATGCCGTCGTGAACTCGGCGGACGAGCCGCTCGACGAGCGCCTGATAGCCCTGCACGGCGAAGCACGGGACGGCGTGGGGCACGGCGGGAAGTCCGGCACCGACGTCTGGCTCGACGCCGCCGGGGTGCCGGCCACCGTGCAGACGGCGCTGCGCCTGGCGAAGCACCGCGCGACGATCGGCGTCGTGGCGGTGCACAAGCGGCCCGTGGAGGTCGACTTCGGTGACCTGCTGGCCGTCGAGCCGACGATCGTGACCGCGATGGGGTACCCGACCGAGATCTTCGACGTCACCGAGCACATCATCGCGAACCCCGAGGCGTACGCGCAGATCGTCAGCGACGTCTTCCCGGCGAGCGACGTGCTCGAGGCCCTCCGGGTGGCTGCGACCCCCGGTGCGGCCGACAAGGTCGTCGTCACGTTCGACTGA
- a CDS encoding serine hydrolase domain-containing protein — protein MTTATSILDAIVRHVDETGFGAHGLHVRTANDDVAEHRWTPDVREEIHSAAKGVCVLATGIAADEGLVDVDEPIAASLAGFVFGDGVDQVTLRHLLTMTSGIDMPWSATELTDWPDLAAEFLRRPSRGRVFQYANVSTYTAMRVLETRVGDVGAFVSRRLFDPLGIEDVEWLRCPNGYVAAGEGLALRTEELARLGRLIRDGGVVDGQRIVSARWCEAMHADWVEREGTGPGYHRYAMAGWGGPGQLWRLHGAYGQMLLFDDHPDGDTVVTITADDHFGADAMAAFVAEELARQR, from the coding sequence GTGACCACCGCGACCAGCATCCTCGACGCGATCGTCCGGCACGTCGACGAGACCGGCTTCGGCGCCCACGGCCTGCACGTCCGGACTGCGAACGACGACGTCGCCGAGCACCGCTGGACGCCCGACGTGCGCGAGGAGATCCACTCCGCAGCCAAGGGCGTCTGCGTCCTCGCCACCGGGATCGCCGCCGACGAGGGCCTGGTGGACGTCGACGAACCGATCGCCGCATCGCTGGCCGGGTTCGTGTTCGGGGACGGCGTCGACCAGGTCACCCTCCGACACCTGCTCACGATGACGAGCGGGATCGACATGCCCTGGTCGGCGACCGAGCTGACCGACTGGCCGGACCTGGCGGCCGAGTTCCTGCGACGGCCCTCGCGGGGTCGCGTGTTCCAGTACGCCAACGTCAGCACCTACACCGCCATGCGCGTGCTCGAGACCCGCGTCGGCGACGTCGGCGCGTTCGTGTCCCGACGGCTGTTCGACCCGCTCGGCATCGAGGACGTGGAGTGGCTGCGCTGCCCGAACGGGTACGTCGCCGCCGGCGAGGGCCTGGCGCTCCGCACCGAGGAGCTCGCGCGCCTCGGCCGGCTCATCCGCGACGGCGGCGTGGTCGACGGGCAGCGCATCGTCAGCGCCCGCTGGTGCGAAGCGATGCACGCCGACTGGGTCGAGCGTGAGGGGACCGGACCCGGCTACCACCGCTACGCGATGGCCGGCTGGGGCGGTCCGGGGCAGCTGTGGCGGCTGCACGGCGCGTACGGGCAGATGCTGCTGTTCGACGACCACCCCGACGGCGACACCGTGGTCACGATCACCGCCGACGACCACTTCGGCGCCGACGCGATGGCCGCGTTCGTCGCCGAGGAGCTCGCCCGCCAGCGGTAG
- the mtnN gene encoding 5'-methylthioadenosine/S-adenosylhomocysteine nucleosidase — protein sequence MQEQAPVAIIIAAMSEEVSAFADLFGGVPILDGPVGGHDPHQLLDIGGATVAVRRSGIGFTNATAAVAHGFHDFGPGIPVISVGTAGGLMHGIAIGDVIVGDRYVNLNADATAFGYALGQVPGMPTGYAPDARLVELAMAADIAWPLRSATIGSSEVFVTEGRARTLRDAFPEVAAVDMESAAIAQFAHVHDMPFVSVRCISDLCAPDGAEFREHLDDAAARAARVVHDLVRGLRP from the coding sequence GTGCAGGAACAGGCGCCCGTCGCGATCATCATCGCGGCCATGAGCGAAGAGGTCTCCGCCTTCGCCGACCTGTTCGGCGGGGTCCCGATCCTCGACGGCCCCGTCGGCGGCCACGACCCGCACCAGCTGCTCGACATCGGCGGCGCCACCGTCGCCGTCCGCCGCAGCGGCATCGGCTTCACGAACGCGACGGCCGCCGTGGCACACGGCTTCCACGACTTCGGACCCGGCATCCCCGTGATCAGCGTCGGGACCGCCGGCGGCCTCATGCACGGCATCGCGATCGGGGACGTGATCGTCGGCGACCGGTACGTCAACCTCAACGCGGACGCCACCGCGTTCGGCTACGCCCTCGGCCAGGTCCCCGGCATGCCGACCGGGTACGCCCCGGACGCTCGACTGGTCGAGCTGGCGATGGCCGCCGACATCGCCTGGCCGCTGCGCTCGGCGACGATCGGCTCGAGCGAGGTCTTCGTCACCGAGGGGCGCGCCCGGACGCTCCGCGACGCCTTCCCCGAGGTGGCCGCGGTCGACATGGAGTCGGCCGCCATCGCCCAGTTCGCCCACGTGCACGACATGCCGTTCGTGTCGGTCCGCTGCATCAGCGACCTCTGCGCCCCCGACGGTGCCGAGTTCCGCGAGCACCTGGACGACGCCGCGGCGCGCGCTGCCCGCGTGGTCCACGACCTGGTGCGCGGCCTGCGTCCCTGA
- a CDS encoding potassium transporter Kup, which produces MTETRSETPTEPSKPTDHTTPTAEATDDGGHGPRKGVAVLALAALGVVFGDIGTSPLYALRTVFTIDDGLVKANQEDVYGVISMMFWSITIIVSIKYVLILMRADNDGEGGVMALAALARRLYAKRRGGAVIFLVIGIVGVSLFYGDSVITPAVSVLSAVEGLGTAAPSVEHLIVPIAAVILVVLFAVQRFGTGKVGNLFGPVMLLWFVVIAAAGVPHILEHPGVLQGLSPTWAISFAFAHPYITFVAMGAVVLVITGAEALYADMGHFGRSPILKAWFFVVFPALVLNYLGQASLVLRDPSAAKDPFFLLFPDALRLPVVVLATLATVIASQAVISGAFSLTRQAVQLGLLPPLTIRQTSRRESGQIYLPAVNLLLFIGVLAIMLAFRSSANLATAYGVSVTGALVVDTLLLLLVVRPLWKWATWKLVVAAVAFGGLELTFLAGNLSKIIHGGWVPLLIALAVITVMTTWRRGRALVQEERKEREGSLADFIDRINHEHIPRVPGVAVFPHPNKETTPLALRANVEHNHVVHRTVLIVSVLTANVPHVPHAKAFFRDDLGYEDDGIDHITVKFGFSDDQDLPKALHAACLAEVLDIDPEEVLRASYFISRGALRPMPGNRGMVAWRKKLFVGLAHNAADPAARFGLPAQRTVTMGSDVEI; this is translated from the coding sequence GTGACCGAGACCCGCTCCGAGACCCCGACGGAACCGTCGAAGCCGACGGACCACACCACCCCCACGGCCGAGGCCACCGACGACGGTGGCCACGGCCCGCGCAAGGGCGTCGCCGTCCTGGCGCTCGCCGCACTCGGTGTCGTGTTCGGCGACATCGGGACGAGTCCGCTCTACGCCCTGCGCACCGTGTTCACGATCGACGACGGCCTGGTGAAGGCGAACCAGGAAGACGTCTACGGCGTCATCTCGATGATGTTCTGGAGCATCACGATCATCGTCTCGATCAAGTACGTCCTGATCCTGATGCGCGCCGACAACGACGGCGAGGGCGGGGTGATGGCGCTCGCCGCCCTGGCCCGCCGGCTCTACGCGAAGCGTCGCGGTGGTGCGGTGATCTTCCTGGTGATCGGCATCGTCGGCGTCTCGCTCTTCTACGGCGACTCCGTGATCACCCCGGCCGTGTCGGTGCTGTCCGCGGTCGAGGGGCTCGGTACCGCGGCGCCGTCCGTGGAGCACCTGATCGTGCCGATCGCCGCGGTCATCCTGGTCGTGCTGTTCGCGGTGCAGCGCTTCGGCACCGGCAAGGTCGGCAACCTGTTCGGCCCCGTGATGCTGCTCTGGTTCGTCGTGATCGCCGCCGCCGGCGTCCCGCACATCCTCGAGCACCCGGGCGTCCTGCAGGGGCTCTCGCCGACGTGGGCGATCTCGTTCGCCTTCGCGCACCCGTACATCACGTTCGTGGCGATGGGGGCGGTGGTGCTCGTCATCACCGGTGCCGAGGCGCTCTACGCCGACATGGGGCACTTCGGACGGTCGCCGATCCTGAAGGCCTGGTTCTTCGTGGTGTTCCCGGCGCTCGTCCTCAACTACCTCGGGCAGGCGTCGCTGGTGCTGCGCGACCCGTCGGCGGCGAAGGACCCGTTCTTCCTGCTGTTCCCGGACGCGTTGCGACTGCCCGTGGTGGTGCTCGCGACGCTCGCGACGGTGATCGCGAGCCAGGCCGTCATCTCCGGGGCGTTCTCGCTCACCCGGCAGGCGGTCCAGCTCGGGCTGCTGCCGCCGCTCACGATCCGGCAGACCTCGCGGCGGGAGAGCGGGCAGATCTACCTGCCCGCGGTGAACCTGCTGCTGTTCATCGGCGTGCTCGCGATCATGCTCGCGTTCCGGTCGTCGGCGAACCTGGCCACCGCGTACGGGGTGTCCGTCACCGGAGCCCTGGTCGTCGACACACTCCTGCTCCTGCTCGTCGTCCGCCCGCTGTGGAAGTGGGCGACCTGGAAGCTCGTGGTCGCGGCGGTGGCGTTCGGCGGCCTCGAACTGACCTTCCTCGCCGGCAACCTGTCGAAGATCATCCACGGCGGTTGGGTGCCGCTCCTCATCGCCCTGGCCGTGATCACGGTGATGACGACGTGGCGCCGTGGCCGTGCGCTCGTGCAGGAGGAACGCAAGGAGCGTGAAGGGTCGCTCGCCGACTTCATCGACCGCATCAACCACGAGCACATCCCGCGGGTGCCCGGGGTGGCGGTCTTCCCGCACCCGAACAAGGAGACCACGCCGCTGGCGCTCCGGGCCAACGTCGAGCACAACCACGTCGTGCACCGGACCGTCCTGATCGTCTCGGTGCTCACCGCCAACGTGCCGCACGTCCCGCACGCGAAGGCGTTCTTCCGTGACGACCTCGGCTACGAGGACGACGGCATCGACCACATCACGGTGAAGTTCGGGTTCTCGGACGACCAGGACCTGCCGAAGGCCCTGCACGCCGCCTGCCTGGCCGAGGTCCTGGACATCGACCCGGAGGAAGTGCTCCGGGCGTCCTACTTCATCTCCCGCGGAGCCCTCCGTCCGATGCCCGGCAACCGGGGGATGGTGGCCTGGCGGAAGAAGCTCTTCGTCGGCCTCGCGCACAACGCCGCCGACCCCGCGGCACGCTTCGGTCTCCCCGCACAGCGCACCGTGACGATGGGCAGCGACGTCGAGATCTGA
- a CDS encoding choice-of-anchor G family protein translates to MRLGVLERARKDPGASTSTRWSGRSKGVAIVTAALLGAGGSILAAAPATAAPVASTGQGRFLSGSALGLDLDDILTVTPADAVNTGGATDTDVHPLDVTALNAVNVNLGGGLNLLGNNGILTLGAVNQYAAANADGSSVAASGAVTNTGGIGVGGQDGVPQSNATLDLSGLIGADLAGALANAQLEVGAVSATAAQAAGPDGAQTGDYGIAGLDLSLTSPALGTTVSGLRTTLGTLQPTVDGVEDTLNALGPLVQVQGLPDLVTVLDSATGDVTSADGSITANLQTGAITVDVAAVLTNAGLDINNLPANTELLPYITEALTTQLLPAVTTALQGVVTQLTQSLRGLTVTVAGIPLPVGQLLDVVNPVIAQVVAPINQVVAGLGDTVITPLADALTSVVSLQANVQETSADGVFTQRALRVALVPAAGTAVVNLASAAVGPNAGPLAVPTITALDPDNGPVAGGTVVTVTGTGFTDDATVSVDGSDPIEADSVSDDGTELTFTTPAHVVGTVDVTVTTPAGESDPLDFTYTDDAAAVPTITTLDPDNGPVAGGTVVTVTGTGFTDDATVSVDGSDPIEADSVSDDGTELTFTTPAHDAGTVDVTVTTPAGTSDPLDYRYNPAPAAVPTLTTLDPDNGPVGGGTLVTVTGTGFTDDATVSVDGSDPIDPESVSDDGTELTFTTPAHVAGPVDVTVTTDAGTSDPLTYTYNPAPAGAPTLTALDPDNGPVTGGTVVTVSGTGFTDDSTVSVDGSDPITPDSVSDDGTELTFTTPAHTAGAVPVTVTNGSGTSAPLPYTYNPAPAAVPTISALDPDNGPAAGGTVVTVTGTGFTDDSTVSVDGSDPITPDSVSADGTTLTFTTPAHAAGDVEVTVTTPGGTSDPLVYTYNPASTTTTPPPVITSPEDGGTVTTPNPPITGTGQPGATVTVTVGTVVVCTAVVAADGTWKCTPIVGFGPGTVTITATQTGADGTSAASDPVTFTVRLATAGTGGTGGTGPNGTLAYTGSDPAPVIAFAILLMLAGVGLTIARRFRRA, encoded by the coding sequence ATGAGGCTTGGAGTACTCGAGCGCGCCCGGAAAGACCCAGGGGCGTCCACTTCCACCCGATGGTCAGGCCGGAGCAAGGGCGTCGCGATCGTCACCGCAGCCCTGCTCGGCGCCGGCGGCAGCATCCTCGCCGCCGCCCCCGCGACGGCAGCGCCCGTCGCGTCGACCGGGCAGGGGCGCTTCCTCAGCGGCTCCGCGCTCGGCTTGGACCTCGACGACATCCTCACCGTGACCCCGGCGGACGCGGTCAACACCGGTGGGGCCACGGACACCGACGTCCACCCGCTCGACGTCACCGCGCTCAACGCGGTCAACGTCAACCTGGGCGGGGGCCTCAACCTGCTCGGGAACAACGGCATCCTCACCCTCGGAGCCGTCAACCAGTACGCCGCCGCCAACGCCGACGGCAGCTCCGTCGCCGCGTCCGGCGCAGTGACGAACACCGGCGGGATCGGCGTCGGCGGCCAGGACGGCGTCCCGCAGTCCAACGCCACGCTCGACTTGTCGGGTCTCATCGGAGCCGACCTGGCGGGCGCACTCGCGAACGCCCAGCTCGAGGTCGGCGCCGTCTCGGCCACCGCTGCGCAGGCAGCCGGCCCGGACGGTGCGCAGACGGGCGACTACGGCATCGCCGGACTCGACCTGTCGCTGACGAGCCCCGCACTCGGCACCACGGTGTCCGGCCTCCGCACCACGCTCGGCACGCTCCAGCCGACGGTCGACGGCGTCGAGGACACCCTGAACGCGCTCGGCCCGCTCGTCCAGGTCCAGGGCCTGCCCGACCTCGTCACGGTGCTCGACTCGGCCACCGGCGACGTCACCAGCGCCGACGGCTCGATCACGGCGAACCTGCAGACCGGTGCGATCACGGTCGACGTCGCCGCAGTGCTGACGAACGCCGGTCTGGACATCAACAACCTGCCGGCGAACACCGAGCTGCTGCCGTACATCACGGAGGCCCTCACGACCCAGCTCCTGCCGGCGGTCACCACCGCGCTGCAGGGGGTCGTGACCCAGCTCACGCAGTCGCTCCGCGGGCTCACCGTCACGGTGGCGGGGATCCCGCTGCCGGTCGGTCAGCTGCTCGACGTCGTGAACCCCGTCATCGCGCAGGTCGTCGCCCCGATCAACCAGGTCGTCGCCGGCCTCGGTGACACGGTGATCACGCCGCTCGCCGACGCCCTGACGAGCGTCGTGTCACTGCAGGCCAACGTGCAGGAGACCAGCGCCGACGGCGTGTTCACCCAGCGCGCCCTGCGCGTCGCACTGGTGCCGGCCGCCGGCACCGCCGTCGTCAACCTCGCCTCGGCTGCGGTCGGCCCGAACGCCGGTCCGCTCGCGGTCCCGACGATCACCGCGCTCGACCCCGACAACGGGCCGGTCGCCGGTGGCACGGTCGTCACCGTCACGGGCACCGGTTTCACGGACGACGCCACGGTGTCGGTCGACGGTTCCGACCCGATCGAGGCGGACTCCGTCTCGGACGACGGCACCGAGCTGACGTTCACCACGCCGGCGCACGTCGTCGGCACGGTCGACGTCACCGTCACGACGCCCGCCGGTGAATCCGACCCGCTCGACTTCACCTACACCGACGACGCGGCCGCGGTCCCGACCATCACGACGCTCGACCCCGACAACGGGCCGGTCGCCGGCGGCACGGTCGTCACCGTCACGGGCACCGGTTTCACGGACGACGCCACGGTGTCGGTCGACGGTTCCGACCCGATCGAGGCGGACTCCGTCTCGGACGACGGCACCGAGCTGACGTTCACCACGCCGGCGCACGACGCCGGGACGGTCGACGTCACGGTCACCACGCCTGCTGGCACCTCGGACCCGCTCGACTACAGGTACAACCCGGCACCCGCAGCGGTGCCCACGCTCACGACGCTCGATCCCGACAACGGGCCGGTCGGCGGCGGCACACTCGTCACCGTCACGGGCACCGGGTTCACCGACGACGCGACCGTCTCGGTCGACGGGTCCGACCCGATCGACCCGGAGTCGGTCTCCGACGACGGCACCGAACTGACGTTCACGACCCCGGCGCACGTCGCCGGTCCCGTCGACGTGACCGTCACGACCGACGCAGGGACCTCGGACCCGCTGACGTACACCTACAACCCGGCACCCGCCGGGGCTCCGACGCTGACGGCGCTGGACCCCGACAACGGTCCGGTCACCGGTGGCACGGTCGTCACGGTCTCCGGCACGGGCTTCACCGACGACTCGACGGTCTCGGTCGACGGCTCCGACCCGATCACGCCGGACAGCGTCTCGGACGACGGCACCGAGCTGACGTTCACGACGCCGGCGCACACCGCCGGTGCGGTCCCCGTGACCGTCACCAACGGCTCCGGCACCTCGGCGCCGCTGCCGTACACGTACAACCCGGCCCCGGCCGCGGTCCCGACGATCTCCGCGCTGGACCCGGACAACGGTCCGGCCGCGGGCGGCACGGTCGTGACCGTCACGGGCACCGGTTTCACCGACGACTCCACGGTGTCGGTGGACGGCTCCGACCCGATCACGCCGGACAGCGTGTCGGCGGACGGCACGACGCTCACCTTCACGACCCCGGCGCACGCTGCCGGTGACGTCGAGGTCACGGTGACGACCCCGGGTGGCACGTCCGACCCGCTGGTCTACACCTACAACCCCGCGTCGACCACGACGACCCCGCCGCCGGTGATCACCTCGCCGGAGGACGGTGGCACCGTCACCACGCCCAACCCGCCGATCACCGGCACCGGCCAGCCCGGCGCGACCGTCACGGTCACCGTCGGCACGGTCGTCGTCTGCACCGCGGTCGTCGCGGCCGACGGCACCTGGAAGTGCACCCCGATCGTCGGCTTCGGCCCGGGAACGGTGACCATCACCGCCACCCAGACCGGCGCTGACGGCACCTCGGCGGCGTCCGACCCGGTGACGTTCACCGTCCGCCTGGCAACCGCCGGCACCGGTGGCACCGGCGGGACCGGCCCGAACGGGACGCTCGCCTACACGGGCAGCGACCCGGCCCCGGTGATCGCCTTCGCGATCCTGCTGATGCTCGCGGGCGTCGGGCTCACCATCGCCCGCCGCTTCCGTCGGGCCTAG